The Leucobacter viscericola genome includes a window with the following:
- a CDS encoding ATP-binding cassette domain-containing protein, with the protein MSNHEQASGVAALHPADSHDRIRVQGAREHNLKNVSVDLPKRRLTVFTGVSGSGKSSLVFATIAAESQRLINETYSAFVQGFMPSQSRPDVDVLEGLTTAIIVDQERMGANPRSTVGTATDVNAMLRIVFSRLGSPRIGSPNAFSFNVASISGAGAVTLEKGGKTIKERRSFEILGGMCPECEGRGTVSDFALDELYDAEKSLSDGALKVPGFSMDGWYGRIFAVMLPMDKAIRDFTADELETLLHKEPTKVKADGVNVTYEGLIPRIQKSMLSKDKEAMQSHIRAFVDRAIVFTACPGCDGTRLNETARSSKIEGVSIADACAMQISDLAEWVRGIEDPGLAPLIAKLLDTLDSFVQIGLGYLSLDRPTGTLSGGESQRTKMIRHLGSSITDATYVFDEPSIGLHPHDIQRMNQLLLKLRDKGNTVLVVEHKPEMIAIGDHVVDLGPRAGANGGEICFEGTVEDLRASDTLTGKHLDDRAQLKSSTRAATGTIEVRGAQQHNLKNVDVDIPLGVLCVITGVAGSGKSSLIHGNVSGREEVVAVDQGAIKGSRRSNPATYTGLLDPVRTAFAKANGVKPALFSANSEGACPECKGAGIIFTDLGMMATMESPCEVCEGKRFAAEVLEYKLGGKNIAEVLDLSMADARDFFAAAESKVPKAVKILSGLVDVGLGYLTLGQPLSTLSGGERQRLKLAIHMLDDAEVYVLDEPTTGLHLADVEQLLGLLDRLVDAGKSVIVIEHHQAVMAHADWIIDIGPGAGQQGGAVVFEGTPQDLVASKSTITGEHLAEYVGAAKVPA; encoded by the coding sequence ATGAGCAATCACGAGCAGGCATCCGGTGTCGCTGCACTCCACCCCGCCGATTCCCACGACCGGATTCGCGTGCAGGGCGCCCGCGAACACAATCTCAAAAACGTGAGCGTCGATCTGCCCAAACGGCGCCTCACGGTGTTCACCGGGGTGTCAGGATCGGGCAAGAGCTCTCTCGTGTTTGCGACCATCGCGGCCGAATCGCAGCGTCTGATTAACGAGACCTACAGCGCCTTTGTACAGGGCTTCATGCCGAGCCAAAGTCGACCAGACGTCGACGTGCTCGAGGGGCTCACCACGGCAATCATTGTGGATCAAGAGCGCATGGGGGCAAACCCGCGCTCAACGGTCGGCACCGCTACCGATGTGAACGCCATGCTGCGCATCGTGTTCTCGCGGCTGGGCTCGCCTCGCATTGGCTCCCCCAACGCGTTCTCATTTAACGTGGCCTCGATCAGCGGTGCCGGTGCCGTCACCCTTGAGAAGGGCGGCAAGACCATCAAGGAGCGTCGCAGCTTCGAGATTCTGGGCGGAATGTGCCCGGAGTGTGAGGGGCGCGGCACCGTCAGCGACTTCGCCCTCGACGAGCTGTATGACGCAGAGAAGTCCCTCTCCGATGGTGCTCTCAAGGTGCCGGGCTTCAGTATGGACGGCTGGTACGGTCGCATCTTTGCGGTGATGCTGCCCATGGACAAGGCGATCCGCGACTTCACCGCCGACGAGCTTGAGACACTGCTTCATAAGGAACCCACCAAGGTAAAAGCCGACGGGGTCAACGTCACCTACGAGGGCCTGATTCCCAGAATTCAGAAGTCGATGCTGTCGAAAGACAAAGAGGCAATGCAGTCCCACATTCGCGCCTTTGTGGATCGCGCGATTGTGTTCACTGCCTGCCCCGGGTGCGATGGCACTCGCCTGAACGAAACCGCACGATCCTCGAAGATCGAGGGTGTCAGCATCGCCGATGCCTGCGCGATGCAGATCTCAGACCTCGCCGAGTGGGTTCGTGGCATTGAAGATCCCGGTCTGGCCCCGCTGATCGCGAAGCTGCTCGACACCCTCGACTCCTTCGTGCAGATCGGTCTCGGCTACCTGAGCCTCGATCGCCCGACCGGCACCCTGTCGGGTGGTGAGTCCCAGCGCACAAAGATGATCCGCCACCTGGGCTCAAGCATCACCGACGCAACCTACGTGTTCGATGAGCCCTCGATTGGCCTGCACCCGCACGACATCCAGCGCATGAACCAGCTGCTGCTCAAGCTGCGCGACAAGGGCAACACCGTGCTGGTGGTCGAGCACAAACCCGAGATGATCGCGATCGGCGACCACGTTGTAGATCTGGGACCTCGTGCCGGAGCCAACGGTGGAGAGATCTGTTTTGAGGGCACGGTCGAAGACCTGCGCGCCTCAGACACCCTCACCGGCAAACACCTCGACGATCGGGCACAGCTGAAGAGCAGCACACGCGCCGCGACCGGAACGATCGAGGTGCGCGGGGCACAGCAGCACAACCTCAAGAACGTTGACGTCGACATTCCGCTCGGTGTGCTGTGTGTCATCACCGGCGTTGCCGGCTCGGGCAAGAGCTCGCTCATTCACGGCAACGTGTCGGGCCGAGAAGAGGTTGTCGCGGTAGACCAGGGCGCAATCAAGGGTTCGCGCCGCTCGAATCCAGCAACCTATACGGGCCTGCTTGACCCCGTGCGCACGGCATTTGCGAAGGCAAACGGGGTGAAGCCCGCTCTGTTCAGCGCAAACTCTGAGGGCGCCTGCCCCGAGTGCAAGGGCGCGGGAATCATCTTCACCGACCTCGGCATGATGGCCACGATGGAAAGCCCCTGCGAGGTCTGCGAGGGCAAGCGCTTCGCGGCAGAGGTGCTTGAGTACAAGCTCGGCGGCAAGAACATCGCCGAGGTGCTCGACCTCAGCATGGCCGACGCGCGCGACTTCTTTGCCGCAGCAGAGTCCAAGGTTCCCAAGGCAGTAAAGATTCTCAGCGGCCTCGTCGACGTGGGGCTCGGATACCTCACCCTCGGGCAGCCCCTCTCGACCCTCTCGGGCGGTGAGCGCCAGCGCCTCAAGCTTGCGATCCACATGCTCGACGATGCCGAGGTCTACGTGCTCGACGAGCCCACCACGGGCCTGCACCTCGCAGACGTCGAGCAGCTGCTCGGCCTGCTCGACCGCCTGGTCGATGCGGGCAAGAGTGTCATCGTCATCGAGCACCACCAGGCCGTCATGGCCCACGCCGACTGGATCATCGACATCGGCCCGGGTGCCGGTCAGCAGGGTGGCGCGGTCGTCTTCGAGGGCACCCCGCAAGATCTCGTTGCGTCGAAGTCCACCATCACCGGCGAGCACCTCGCCGAGTATGTGGGGGCGGCGAAGGTTCCGGCCTAG
- a CDS encoding ABC transporter permease, which translates to MNLDWITNNLTLIGDLTLAHLWLTLLPTVIGLVLSIPLGYLAFTHRRWYPTIIGGTGLFYTIPSLALFILLPKLLGTQVLNPMNIVVALVIYTVALLARVVADGLDSVSPDAVQAATGIGFTRAQTFFKIQLPIAIPAVLSGLRVVVVSNISIVTMAAVIGIAQLGSLFTMGFTRHLYVPIVVGLVACLLLALVLDRLLVLLGKVMTPWGQKGAL; encoded by the coding sequence ATGAACCTTGATTGGATCACAAACAACCTCACGCTCATTGGTGATCTCACGCTCGCGCATCTCTGGCTCACGCTGCTCCCCACCGTGATCGGCCTCGTACTATCGATCCCGCTGGGCTACCTCGCCTTCACACATCGCAGGTGGTACCCGACCATCATTGGTGGCACGGGGTTGTTCTATACGATCCCCTCGCTCGCGCTCTTCATCTTGCTGCCGAAGCTGCTGGGCACGCAGGTGCTCAACCCGATGAACATTGTCGTTGCGCTGGTCATCTACACGGTTGCGCTTCTCGCCAGAGTGGTCGCGGATGGGCTCGACTCGGTGTCACCCGACGCGGTGCAGGCCGCCACCGGCATTGGCTTCACTCGCGCGCAGACCTTCTTCAAAATCCAGCTTCCCATTGCCATTCCGGCTGTGTTGAGCGGCTTGCGAGTGGTGGTGGTGTCGAACATCTCGATCGTCACGATGGCGGCGGTCATCGGCATTGCGCAGCTGGGGTCACTCTTCACCATGGGATTCACCCGACACCTGTACGTGCCGATCGTCGTGGGGCTCGTCGCGTGTCTACTCCTTGCGCTTGTGCTTGACCGACTGCTGGTGCTGCTCGGCAAGGTGATGACCCCCTGGGGTCAGAAAGGAGCTCTGTAA
- a CDS encoding TIGR00730 family Rossman fold protein, which translates to MEKLTNETLTEELNEAITSLMTEAGITEQRGLIRRILAAGIGLGQDDAGRLDLKITSAAIEEMRAAFRLFAPHHGVPKVSIFGSARTHSNDPLWLSAEATARGLADQGWFVVTGAGPGIMEAAATGAGSEHSLGVSIRLPFEEHPNATVAEKDRLVSMKYFFTRKLMLVKESSGFVCLPGGFGTLDETLELLTLQQTGKMIPVPIVLLDRPGGSFWRGFAQFAMKEMAGTGMISIDDLDRVLITDSVEEAIAEITGFWRNYDSLRWAGDRLILRLHRELNDAEMASLNEHFSGLCLDGGIERTEPLEVEHDERDLLGLPRIILTPRPRAVGELHRLIRAINQFG; encoded by the coding sequence GTGGAGAAGCTGACGAACGAAACCCTGACTGAAGAGCTGAACGAGGCCATCACCTCACTAATGACCGAGGCTGGCATCACGGAGCAGCGCGGCCTGATCCGGCGCATTCTGGCGGCGGGAATCGGGCTTGGCCAAGATGACGCTGGTCGACTCGATCTCAAGATCACTTCGGCCGCGATCGAAGAGATGCGTGCGGCTTTTCGGCTGTTTGCGCCGCACCACGGCGTGCCCAAGGTCTCCATATTCGGATCGGCGCGCACGCACTCCAACGACCCGTTGTGGCTGAGCGCTGAGGCAACCGCGCGGGGGCTCGCCGACCAGGGCTGGTTTGTGGTGACCGGGGCCGGCCCTGGCATCATGGAGGCTGCCGCCACCGGCGCGGGTTCTGAGCACTCACTTGGTGTGTCGATCCGGCTGCCATTTGAGGAGCACCCCAACGCGACCGTGGCCGAGAAGGATCGCCTTGTTTCGATGAAGTACTTCTTCACCCGCAAGCTGATGCTGGTGAAAGAGTCGAGTGGGTTCGTCTGCCTGCCCGGCGGCTTTGGCACACTGGACGAGACCCTGGAACTGCTGACGCTGCAGCAGACCGGCAAGATGATCCCTGTCCCAATTGTGCTGCTTGATCGGCCCGGCGGGAGCTTCTGGCGGGGCTTCGCGCAGTTTGCAATGAAAGAAATGGCCGGAACCGGCATGATCTCCATCGACGATCTTGACCGTGTGCTCATCACCGATTCGGTTGAGGAGGCCATCGCCGAGATCACCGGCTTCTGGCGCAACTATGACTCGCTGCGCTGGGCGGGGGATCGCCTGATCCTTCGGTTGCACAGAGAACTGAATGACGCAGAAATGGCTAGTTTGAATGAACACTTCTCAGGCCTGTGCCTTGATGGTGGCATCGAACGAACCGAGCCGCTTGAGGTGGAGCACGACGAGCGCGATTTGCTGGGCCTCCCGCGCATCATCCTCACTCCGCGCCCCAGGGCGGTCGGCGAACTGCACCGCCTCATCCGCGCGATCAACCAGTTTGGGTAG
- a CDS encoding ABC transporter substrate-binding protein, translating into MNTLKKRTLTTIAVVSAALMLTSCSGSDPMATSGGGSANGDTVVVGSADFAESQLIATIYSHALQNAGIKVEEKLNIGSREVYMEALRDGSISLLPEYNGYLLGELDADADASDRSTIDSQLEKLLSPEGIEVLDASKAENTDVLVVDQKVAKQHKLVNISDLKPVAGELVLAGPAEWKSRYVGLPGLEKEYGLSFKEFKVLDAGGPLTLSALQNGQAQVGDLFSTDPAIEKSKFVTLVDDKGLFLPANILPVIRKDSANKEVVKTLNEVSASLTTEDLMHMNGRIAAGDDFGAIADEWLKKN; encoded by the coding sequence ATGAACACTTTGAAGAAGAGAACCCTCACCACCATCGCCGTGGTCTCGGCCGCGCTGATGCTGACGTCGTGCAGCGGCAGCGATCCAATGGCGACGAGCGGTGGCGGCTCAGCAAACGGCGACACCGTTGTCGTCGGCTCAGCAGATTTCGCAGAGAGCCAGCTGATCGCCACGATCTACTCACACGCGCTGCAGAACGCCGGTATCAAGGTCGAAGAAAAACTCAACATTGGCAGCCGCGAGGTATACATGGAGGCACTGCGCGATGGCTCCATCAGCCTGCTCCCCGAGTACAACGGGTACCTGCTGGGCGAACTTGACGCAGACGCTGACGCCTCAGACCGATCCACCATCGACTCTCAACTCGAAAAGCTGCTCTCCCCCGAGGGCATTGAGGTGCTTGACGCCTCCAAGGCAGAAAACACCGACGTTCTGGTCGTGGACCAAAAGGTTGCGAAGCAGCACAAGCTGGTGAACATTTCAGACCTCAAACCAGTTGCGGGCGAGCTGGTGCTCGCGGGGCCTGCCGAGTGGAAGTCGCGTTACGTCGGACTTCCCGGGCTCGAAAAGGAGTACGGCCTCTCGTTCAAGGAGTTCAAGGTGCTCGACGCCGGCGGCCCGCTCACGCTCTCGGCGCTGCAGAACGGGCAAGCTCAGGTTGGCGATCTGTTCAGCACCGACCCCGCGATCGAGAAGTCAAAGTTCGTCACACTTGTCGACGACAAGGGCCTGTTTTTGCCCGCGAACATTCTTCCGGTCATTCGCAAGGACTCCGCGAACAAAGAGGTCGTCAAAACGCTCAATGAGGTTTCGGCTTCGCTCACAACCGAAGACCTGATGCACATGAATGGCCGCATTGCAGCGGGAGACGATTTCGGCGCGATCGCCGACGAGTGGCTTAAGAAGAACTAG
- a CDS encoding ABC transporter ATP-binding protein → MIEFKNVVKTYDNGHTAVSNLSFTAPTGKITVLVGPSGCGKTTTLRMVNRLIEQSSGSILLDGEDNAKTDTIRMRRKIGYVIQNAGLFPHQTVLDNVCAVPFLEKREKKASRERALELLTLVGLDESYANRYPWQLSGGQQQRVGVARALAADPPFMLMDEPFSAVDPIVRKQLQAEFLKIQANLAKTIVMVTHDIDEALKLGDQIVVLQEGGVLAQIGSPSEILAHPASQFVADFLGESRGYHALNFEEISTLLLDSSPSLRLGDLAPTHLHDSWVVACDDSDRPLGWTLAGERHLRVEDIDLSVTVQQATGNFRELLDASLASPNGRAIVIDSNEQYLGTLTSEFVVQRATQSLRVEETLA, encoded by the coding sequence ATGATTGAGTTCAAGAACGTCGTGAAGACCTACGACAACGGCCACACCGCAGTTTCGAATCTGTCGTTCACCGCCCCCACCGGCAAAATCACGGTGCTAGTTGGCCCTTCGGGCTGCGGAAAGACGACCACCCTCCGCATGGTGAATCGCCTCATCGAACAGAGTTCGGGATCGATCCTGCTCGACGGCGAAGACAACGCCAAGACAGACACAATTCGCATGCGGCGCAAGATCGGGTACGTCATTCAGAATGCGGGGCTCTTCCCGCACCAGACGGTGCTCGACAACGTCTGCGCGGTTCCCTTTCTTGAGAAACGCGAGAAGAAGGCCAGCCGCGAGCGTGCACTTGAGCTGCTGACCCTCGTGGGCCTCGATGAAAGTTACGCCAACCGTTACCCCTGGCAGCTGTCGGGAGGCCAGCAGCAGAGGGTCGGGGTCGCCCGAGCCCTCGCAGCAGATCCTCCGTTCATGCTGATGGACGAACCATTCAGCGCCGTTGATCCAATTGTGCGCAAGCAGCTCCAGGCGGAGTTTCTCAAGATTCAGGCCAACCTCGCGAAGACCATTGTGATGGTGACCCACGACATCGACGAGGCGCTGAAGCTGGGCGACCAGATCGTGGTGCTGCAAGAGGGTGGTGTTCTGGCTCAGATCGGCTCCCCTTCGGAGATCCTCGCTCACCCCGCAAGCCAGTTTGTGGCAGATTTCCTCGGGGAGTCACGCGGATACCACGCGTTGAACTTCGAGGAAATCTCGACACTTCTGCTCGACAGCTCTCCCTCACTGCGGCTCGGGGATCTCGCGCCGACCCACCTGCACGACTCATGGGTGGTTGCCTGCGACGACAGTGATCGCCCGCTCGGGTGGACGCTCGCCGGAGAACGACACCTTCGGGTAGAAGACATCGATCTCTCCGTGACGGTGCAACAGGCCACCGGCAACTTCCGGGAGCTTCTTGACGCTTCACTGGCGAGCCCCAATGGGCGAGCGATCGTTATCGACAGCAACGAGCAGTACCTCGGAACCCTCACCTCCGAGTTTGTGGTGCAGCGCGCGACACAATCGCTCCGGGTGGAAGAAACCCTCGCATGA
- a CDS encoding L-serine ammonia-lyase — MAISTFDLFSVGIGPSSSHTVGPMRAAQRFVAELQRAGKLGLAAALEVDLYGSLAATGQGHGTFPAVLLGLEGFDPALILPEEVESATARIEAEGTLRLGAQLAAGDPAPEITFGMNDLVLRPLTVLPRHTNGMRFRVSDAAGEVLDEQTYFSVGGGFVIREGEETEAETELASRNAEQPYPFTTGAELLSHAEGSGLSIAEIMLANELVVRSENEVRAGLAHIWDVMEQCKDNALLRTGVLPGGLNVRRRAPEWHRRLREQDPDRDPRFWQEWANLVALAVNEENASGGRVVTAPTNGAAGIIPAVLFYATHYVPFAEGGKARVVADFLLTAAAIGVLYKEQASISGAEVGCQGEVGSASSMAAAGLAHALGGTPAQVENAAEIAMEHNLGLTCDPVGGLVQIPCIERNAIAASKAINAAKMALMGDGTHHVSLDQAIVTMRETGRDMSDMYKETARGGLAVNVVEC; from the coding sequence GTGGCAATCAGCACGTTTGACCTATTCAGTGTGGGGATCGGTCCTTCCAGCTCCCACACGGTGGGGCCGATGCGTGCGGCCCAGCGGTTTGTCGCGGAGCTGCAGCGTGCGGGCAAGCTGGGCTTGGCCGCCGCGCTCGAGGTCGACCTCTACGGATCGCTCGCGGCGACGGGGCAGGGGCACGGCACGTTTCCTGCGGTATTGCTTGGGCTCGAGGGGTTTGATCCCGCGCTGATTCTGCCGGAGGAAGTTGAGAGCGCAACCGCTCGAATTGAAGCGGAAGGCACCCTGCGGCTGGGGGCTCAGCTGGCTGCCGGGGATCCTGCCCCCGAAATCACCTTTGGCATGAACGACCTGGTGCTTCGCCCGCTCACCGTGTTGCCGCGGCACACAAACGGTATGCGATTTCGCGTGAGTGATGCGGCGGGCGAGGTTCTCGACGAGCAGACGTACTTCTCGGTCGGCGGCGGGTTTGTGATCCGGGAGGGCGAAGAAACCGAGGCCGAAACGGAGCTCGCTTCGCGCAACGCCGAGCAGCCGTACCCGTTCACCACGGGTGCCGAGTTGCTGTCGCACGCTGAGGGGAGTGGGCTGTCGATCGCCGAGATCATGCTCGCGAACGAGTTGGTGGTGCGCAGCGAAAATGAGGTGCGTGCGGGGCTGGCTCACATCTGGGACGTGATGGAGCAGTGCAAGGACAACGCGCTGCTGCGAACCGGGGTGCTGCCTGGAGGGCTGAACGTGCGGCGTCGCGCGCCCGAGTGGCATCGACGGTTGCGGGAGCAGGATCCGGATCGAGATCCGCGATTCTGGCAGGAGTGGGCGAACCTCGTGGCGCTCGCCGTCAACGAGGAGAACGCTTCGGGCGGGCGCGTGGTGACGGCTCCCACGAACGGAGCCGCGGGGATCATTCCGGCCGTGCTGTTTTACGCGACGCACTACGTGCCCTTTGCCGAGGGAGGCAAGGCGCGAGTTGTTGCCGACTTTTTGCTCACCGCGGCTGCCATCGGGGTGCTGTACAAGGAGCAGGCCTCGATCTCCGGAGCCGAGGTCGGTTGCCAGGGAGAGGTGGGATCGGCCTCGTCTATGGCCGCCGCGGGGCTCGCCCACGCACTCGGTGGGACTCCCGCGCAGGTCGAGAACGCGGCCGAGATCGCGATGGAGCACAACCTCGGGCTCACCTGCGACCCGGTGGGAGGGCTCGTGCAGATCCCGTGCATTGAACGGAACGCAATTGCCGCTTCGAAGGCGATCAACGCCGCCAAGATGGCGCTCATGGGTGACGGCACGCATCACGTCAGCCTTGATCAGGCGATCGTGACCATGCGCGAAACCGGGCGCGACATGAGTGACATGTACAAGGAGACCGCGCGGGGTGGACTCGCGGTGAACGTCGTGGAGTGTTAG
- a CDS encoding IclR family transcriptional regulator, giving the protein MPEENEVASVASATAHGPQSVHRALEILTLVAEREPIGLSDLARASQLPASTAMRMLRALEQWSYVWRTDDGRYALGSRFIDSRVPAVTSRDSNLLDLSGPVMAKLTEETLESSYLAIPTPSNTCTFLREVQSPLPIRHVGFDGWVGRTASLDRSAAGEVFAERTPETGYVVREAVDDPDATVVAAPVFGEGGTIIAALSVAGPTFRMSPERVELAGRAVTRAADALAALVSA; this is encoded by the coding sequence GTGCCCGAAGAAAATGAAGTCGCTTCGGTGGCTTCAGCCACAGCGCACGGACCCCAGTCGGTGCATCGTGCACTTGAGATTCTGACTCTGGTGGCCGAGCGTGAGCCCATTGGCCTGAGCGATCTCGCTCGCGCGAGCCAGTTGCCGGCTAGCACCGCAATGAGAATGCTGCGTGCGCTCGAGCAGTGGTCGTATGTCTGGCGCACCGACGATGGCAGGTACGCCCTCGGGTCGCGCTTTATTGACTCGCGCGTTCCCGCGGTGACCAGTCGCGACTCGAACCTTCTTGATCTCTCCGGGCCGGTTATGGCGAAGCTCACCGAAGAGACTCTGGAGTCGAGCTACCTCGCTATTCCCACTCCCTCGAACACCTGCACCTTTTTGCGAGAGGTGCAGAGCCCCCTACCGATTCGTCACGTTGGGTTCGACGGCTGGGTCGGGCGGACCGCGTCACTTGACCGTTCGGCGGCGGGAGAAGTGTTTGCCGAGCGGACACCCGAGACCGGATACGTCGTACGAGAAGCTGTTGATGACCCGGACGCGACGGTTGTTGCCGCCCCCGTGTTTGGCGAGGGCGGCACTATCATCGCAGCGCTGAGTGTTGCGGGCCCGACGTTTCGTATGAGTCCCGAGCGAGTCGAGCTGGCGGGTCGCGCCGTGACGCGGGCCGCCGATGCCCTCGCCGCTCTGGTCTCAGCCTAG
- a CDS encoding aromatic amino acid ammonia-lyase, producing the protein MITLPTQLTAEDVVSIAKGARVQVSAQARKNIEAHYETANRIAEQQPVYGRSTGVGANRTASAAADPETHGMNLLRSHAVDAGPAVGEERTRAMLAVRLNQLLYPGSGIAPSVIDGLERMLSANALPEIRRYGGIGTGDLPALASTALALAGERPTSATFEPIGPIRSDSALPFMSSSAFTLGGAALISARLARVVNAAIAAFVLSAWAIQANPSAFSRQAATAVASPDSAENAALIAALLGDTAWDPARIQDPFAFRGFLPIISVLSSSVHRLSQATETLMNSAQENPRFFEESGSAVHHGAFFEAWLAHELDATAMGLAQSAPMVLARLRFLNDDAFTGLPRFLAPSRGGSSGTMVLEYLAASAMGEVLVGATPASTHSAVLSCGVEEDATFAPTALGKLERAVEGYEVMVAAEIVTAVRALRLKGVTDAAESQALAALMELVRQLPSGAEDRDLRVDMDAARTLIPAFARVVSGLAADVLPAD; encoded by the coding sequence ATGATCACCCTCCCCACACAGTTGACCGCGGAAGACGTGGTTTCGATCGCCAAGGGCGCACGAGTGCAGGTGTCAGCTCAGGCAAGAAAAAACATCGAAGCGCACTACGAAACAGCCAATAGGATCGCCGAGCAGCAACCCGTGTACGGCCGTTCAACCGGGGTTGGGGCGAACCGAACCGCATCCGCGGCAGCGGATCCTGAAACCCACGGCATGAACCTTTTGCGCAGCCATGCGGTAGATGCGGGACCGGCAGTCGGAGAAGAGCGAACTCGCGCGATGCTTGCGGTTCGGCTGAACCAGCTCTTGTACCCCGGTTCGGGCATAGCGCCCTCTGTGATTGACGGCCTCGAACGTATGCTCTCGGCCAATGCCCTGCCCGAAATTCGAAGGTACGGGGGCATCGGAACAGGCGACCTCCCCGCGCTGGCGAGCACCGCGCTCGCGCTGGCGGGAGAGCGCCCCACCAGTGCGACGTTTGAGCCGATTGGCCCGATACGTTCAGACAGTGCGCTTCCGTTCATGAGTTCCAGCGCTTTCACGCTCGGCGGTGCGGCTCTGATTTCAGCTCGCCTTGCGCGTGTGGTCAACGCCGCAATCGCTGCGTTTGTGCTTTCCGCCTGGGCGATTCAGGCCAACCCGTCCGCCTTTTCGCGGCAGGCAGCGACCGCCGTTGCGAGTCCCGACTCTGCGGAGAATGCGGCCCTTATCGCGGCTCTGCTCGGAGATACGGCGTGGGATCCCGCTCGCATTCAAGACCCGTTTGCGTTCAGGGGATTTCTGCCCATCATCAGCGTGCTTTCGAGCAGTGTTCACCGGCTATCGCAGGCGACAGAGACGTTGATGAATAGCGCTCAAGAGAACCCGCGCTTCTTCGAGGAGTCTGGCAGTGCGGTTCACCACGGCGCCTTTTTCGAGGCGTGGCTTGCGCACGAGCTTGACGCGACCGCGATGGGGCTTGCTCAGTCGGCACCCATGGTGCTCGCCAGACTGCGGTTTCTTAACGATGACGCCTTCACTGGGCTACCGAGATTCCTGGCACCGAGCCGTGGTGGTTCGTCGGGAACCATGGTGCTTGAGTATCTTGCGGCAAGCGCGATGGGGGAGGTGCTGGTCGGCGCAACTCCGGCGTCGACGCACAGCGCGGTGCTGTCTTGCGGCGTTGAAGAGGACGCCACCTTTGCGCCAACCGCGCTCGGCAAGCTTGAGCGGGCGGTTGAGGGGTACGAGGTGATGGTGGCGGCTGAGATTGTCACTGCGGTGCGCGCGCTCCGCCTCAAGGGGGTCACTGACGCCGCCGAATCGCAGGCGCTTGCCGCGCTGATGGAGCTTGTGCGGCAGCTGCCGTCGGGCGCCGAGGATCGGGATCTTCGAGTGGACATGGACGCTGCCAGAACACTGATCCCGGCGTTCGCCCGGGTGGTTTCGGGCCTTGCTGCCGACGTGCTGCCAGCTGATTGA
- a CDS encoding ABC transporter permease: MDIFAWLTDPAHWSGPGSIPFQTLMHLVYSAITLVIAILIAVPLGMYVGHTGKGESLIMGSVNAMRALPTLGLLILLVLLLAPKISNSLAFVIPSLVVLVLLAVPPILSGVASGIRAIDRSVIDAARGMGYSTSEIIWKIEMPCALPLALSGVRGATLQVVSTATVAAYVSLDGLGRFIIDGRAANDYAEMASGAILLAALAILLELSFSVIGKFFISPGLTRKQKRPTAAVQFESATTAIQVV, encoded by the coding sequence ATGGACATCTTTGCTTGGCTCACAGATCCGGCGCACTGGTCGGGACCGGGATCGATCCCGTTTCAGACGCTCATGCACCTGGTGTACTCGGCCATCACGCTCGTCATTGCCATACTCATAGCGGTGCCGCTCGGCATGTATGTTGGCCATACCGGCAAGGGCGAGAGCCTCATCATGGGGTCGGTCAACGCGATGCGCGCGCTCCCCACACTCGGCCTGTTGATCTTGCTCGTGCTGCTGCTCGCGCCCAAGATCAGCAACAGCCTCGCGTTTGTCATTCCGTCTCTTGTCGTGTTGGTGCTGCTCGCGGTTCCTCCGATTCTCAGTGGGGTCGCGAGCGGGATCCGCGCGATCGACCGCTCGGTCATCGACGCAGCCAGGGGCATGGGCTACTCAACGAGCGAAATCATCTGGAAGATCGAGATGCCCTGCGCGCTTCCCCTCGCGCTCTCCGGTGTTCGCGGTGCGACCCTGCAGGTTGTATCCACGGCCACGGTCGCAGCGTACGTCTCGCTCGACGGTCTCGGGCGGTTCATTATCGATGGGCGCGCAGCCAACGACTACGCCGAGATGGCAAGCGGCGCGATCCTGCTCGCGGCGCTGGCGATCCTCTTAGAGCTCTCGTTCTCAGTCATCGGTAAGTTCTTCATCTCTCCCGGGCTCACACGCAAACAGAAACGACCAACAGCGGCGGTTCAGTTCGAGTCGGCGACGACGGCGATTCAGGTTGTCTAA